A genome region from Thermococcus onnurineus NA1 includes the following:
- a CDS encoding AI-2E family transporter: MELEAAIWIAISLIVLYLVWETVSPILSPIIIAVTLAYILYPFHERLARRMGNRLSAFTMTILLTILTFFFIIGFALWMNDVKHSLAHYIDGFFTWLLTFNLPPSLYELVQKLAEDIPKRFEEYILGYTYSLPKLSLQAIVMVFAFYGILVNARAIKREVYSLLPSENRELAIKLLERAGETLHNLLRGWLSLSVLKGIFAAAGFLLFGMAETGGAIAAGIFTVIFELLPVFGGWVVWLAGTVYLINGGNILWGILFAFYGIVFISPLPDFLLRPRIAVRERGVNALVSLVGIFGGFLAFGFVGIIIGPLALSLLATLVEEWKEVKAKARTAL; this comes from the coding sequence ATGGAGCTTGAAGCTGCCATATGGATAGCGATTTCCCTCATAGTCCTTTACCTTGTATGGGAGACGGTTAGCCCTATCCTTTCCCCTATCATCATAGCCGTGACCCTTGCCTACATACTTTACCCATTCCATGAAAGGCTTGCAAGAAGAATGGGCAACCGGCTTTCTGCATTTACGATGACCATACTCCTGACAATCCTGACGTTTTTCTTCATAATAGGCTTTGCTTTGTGGATGAATGACGTCAAGCACTCGCTCGCTCACTACATAGACGGCTTCTTCACATGGCTCCTCACATTCAACCTCCCGCCCTCGCTCTACGAGCTCGTTCAGAAGCTCGCCGAGGACATACCGAAGCGCTTCGAGGAGTACATCCTCGGCTACACCTACTCCCTTCCCAAGCTCTCTCTCCAGGCAATAGTGATGGTCTTCGCCTTCTACGGCATCCTAGTCAACGCTAGGGCGATAAAGCGCGAGGTCTACTCTCTCCTGCCTTCGGAGAACCGAGAGCTGGCGATAAAGCTTCTTGAAAGAGCTGGCGAAACCCTCCACAACCTCCTGCGTGGCTGGCTCTCCCTTAGCGTTCTCAAGGGAATATTTGCTGCTGCTGGCTTTTTGCTCTTTGGAATGGCCGAAACGGGTGGTGCGATCGCTGCGGGAATTTTCACAGTTATATTCGAGCTCCTCCCGGTATTTGGCGGATGGGTGGTCTGGCTTGCGGGAACTGTGTACCTCATCAATGGGGGTAACATCCTTTGGGGCATTCTCTTCGCTTTCTACGGCATCGTTTTTATCTCGCCGCTCCCAGATTTTCTGCTCAGGCCGAGAATAGCGGTTAGGGAGAGAGGTGTAAACGCACTGGTTTCCCTTGTCGGTATTTTTGGAGGTTTTCTGGCCTTCGGATTCGTCGGCATCATAATCGGCCCCCTCGCGCTGTCCCTCCTGGCCACCCTCGTGGAGGAGTGGAAAGAAGTGAAAGCTAAGGCCCGAACCGCCTTATGA
- the folP gene encoding dihydropteroate synthase, with amino-acid sequence MKFARVDLDEPRIMGVINVSPESFYKGSVKNDEEKLIETAVKMVEEGAAFIDIGAKSTAPYLETQIPLEEEIRRAVWAIKTIREHVDVPISIDTTSAKVAEEALKAGADIINDVTGLKGDEKMAEVAREYGAPVIVCAHGEVRNLSDPVHTVIDFLEESITIAEKYGIEEIAVDPAIGFLRPEWPPWYEWDSKVIANLNALKIFGRPILIGVSRKSFIGAITGRKDPSERLPGSLAATAIAVLKGANIVRTHDVKETLDAVKIADFIRRFGP; translated from the coding sequence ATGAAGTTTGCAAGGGTTGATTTGGACGAGCCGAGGATAATGGGGGTCATCAACGTCTCACCCGAAAGCTTCTACAAAGGAAGCGTCAAAAATGACGAAGAAAAGCTGATAGAAACTGCGGTGAAGATGGTGGAGGAGGGAGCCGCTTTTATTGACATCGGGGCGAAATCGACTGCCCCCTACCTTGAGACCCAGATTCCGCTTGAGGAAGAGATAAGAAGGGCAGTGTGGGCGATAAAGACCATCAGAGAGCATGTTGACGTTCCGATAAGTATAGACACCACCAGTGCGAAGGTCGCGGAGGAAGCCCTCAAAGCCGGTGCTGACATTATAAACGACGTTACCGGCCTCAAAGGCGATGAGAAAATGGCAGAAGTGGCTAGAGAATACGGCGCCCCAGTGATAGTCTGCGCCCACGGGGAAGTACGGAACCTCAGCGACCCGGTTCACACCGTCATAGATTTCCTCGAGGAGAGCATAACCATAGCCGAAAAGTACGGCATCGAGGAGATTGCTGTTGATCCAGCCATCGGATTTCTCCGCCCGGAGTGGCCGCCTTGGTACGAGTGGGACTCCAAGGTCATAGCAAACCTCAACGCCCTCAAGATATTTGGTAGACCGATACTTATTGGCGTTTCGAGAAAGTCGTTCATCGGAGCAATAACCGGCAGAAAAGACCCCTCGGAAAGGCTTCCGGGAAGTTTGGCGGCCACAGCAATAGCCGTCCTCAAGGGTGCTAACATAGTGAGAACACACGATGTGAAAGAAACGCTCGATGCGGTTAAGATAGCAGACTTCATAAGGCGGTTCGGGCCTTAG
- a CDS encoding beta-ribofuranosylaminobenzene 5'-phosphate synthase family protein translates to MIIRTPRRLHLGLIDPSATFGRRFGSLGVALEGGYEIKIVESDSMEIAADGEDRETIEFAIKRMNSYYETGVNYLVEVRKAIPRHVGLGSTTQLSLAVASGIAGLRNLNVSVEELAKVLGRGKNSGAGIYSFKYGGFVIDGGVKDGIPPLIFREDFPDSWAFLLIIPELEPGLDEEEEKPVMAGVVGRVDVAMEISHRILLGLLPALKERNIKTFGEHLSAIQSLVGRHFEAYQGGEFREDVELVLDFLAQKTYGYGQSSWGPTVYGLILKSEFARLSAEAHDYLREHGIRARVELGLPRNKGAEIAGENVFLERLLKNVMGGES, encoded by the coding sequence ATGATAATCCGTACTCCCAGGAGGCTCCACCTCGGGCTCATTGACCCTTCCGCTACATTTGGAAGACGCTTTGGAAGCCTTGGAGTTGCCCTAGAGGGTGGCTATGAGATTAAGATAGTCGAGAGTGACTCCATGGAGATAGCCGCTGATGGCGAAGACAGGGAGACGATAGAGTTCGCGATAAAGAGGATGAACTCCTACTATGAAACGGGCGTTAACTATCTCGTAGAGGTTAGAAAGGCCATCCCGAGACACGTTGGTCTTGGCTCAACAACCCAGCTGAGCCTCGCGGTGGCGAGCGGGATAGCAGGGCTCAGGAATCTAAACGTTTCCGTTGAGGAGCTTGCAAAGGTTCTCGGCAGAGGTAAAAACAGTGGAGCAGGCATCTACTCCTTTAAATACGGAGGTTTTGTGATAGACGGCGGCGTTAAGGACGGCATACCTCCGCTCATCTTCCGCGAGGATTTCCCCGATAGCTGGGCATTTCTCCTCATAATCCCAGAGCTGGAGCCCGGCCTCGATGAAGAGGAAGAAAAGCCCGTCATGGCAGGAGTTGTTGGAAGGGTGGACGTCGCGATGGAGATATCCCATAGAATCCTGCTCGGTCTCCTTCCAGCGCTCAAAGAGAGGAACATAAAAACCTTCGGCGAACATCTAAGTGCCATTCAGAGCCTCGTGGGTAGGCACTTCGAAGCCTACCAAGGTGGCGAGTTCAGGGAAGACGTTGAGCTGGTACTTGACTTTTTGGCTCAGAAAACCTACGGGTATGGCCAGAGCTCCTGGGGACCGACGGTTTATGGGCTGATACTCAAGAGTGAGTTCGCAAGACTGAGTGCTGAAGCCCACGATTACCTTCGGGAACACGGAATTAGAGCGAGGGTTGAGCTGGGCCTTCCGAGGAACAAAGGTGCCGAGATAGCCGGGGAGAACGTCTTTCTTGAAAGGCTCCTAAAGAATGTGATGGGTGGGGAAAGTTGA
- a CDS encoding N-glycosylase/DNA lyase produces the protein MTLDRFIRVKYKVDKAKVARLKGILRELGLECARTIEEKVDLQFDALRSLHENLDDGELFIKLVIANSIVSYQLTAKGERWWWEFSQYFSDNPPTEGIAEAYAEFLPVSRTNRRLVAGKIKRLEKLEPFLKELTLDDLRRYYFDNMVALRDDLAIVLGSKKNAKTIVFAVKMFGYAGRITFGEFVPYPMAIEIPDDVRINTYTKRFTNEPPVSFWQKIAEEVSIPPLHIDSILWPVLGENEEVKERLKKHCNKAEKVLELTVL, from the coding sequence TTGACCCTCGATCGCTTCATCAGGGTAAAATACAAGGTCGATAAAGCAAAAGTTGCCCGCCTAAAGGGAATCTTAAGAGAGCTTGGCTTGGAGTGTGCGAGGACAATTGAGGAAAAGGTTGACCTTCAGTTTGATGCTCTCAGGAGCCTGCACGAGAACCTGGATGACGGTGAGCTCTTCATAAAGCTCGTTATTGCTAACTCTATAGTCAGCTACCAGCTGACCGCCAAAGGCGAGCGGTGGTGGTGGGAGTTCTCGCAATATTTCTCTGATAACCCCCCAACTGAGGGCATAGCCGAGGCCTACGCTGAGTTTCTTCCAGTTTCGAGAACTAACAGGCGTCTCGTCGCTGGGAAGATAAAGCGGCTTGAGAAGCTCGAACCTTTTCTCAAGGAACTAACCCTTGACGACCTCAGAAGATACTACTTCGACAACATGGTGGCGCTCAGAGACGACCTGGCCATCGTGCTTGGTTCAAAGAAGAACGCTAAGACAATTGTCTTTGCTGTCAAGATGTTCGGCTATGCCGGGAGGATAACCTTTGGGGAGTTCGTTCCGTATCCAATGGCTATAGAAATCCCTGACGATGTGAGGATAAACACTTACACCAAGCGATTTACAAATGAGCCGCCGGTTAGCTTCTGGCAAAAGATAGCCGAGGAAGTTTCAATCCCACCGCTTCATATTGACTCGATTTTATGGCCGGTTCTTGGTGAGAATGAGGAGGTTAAGGAGAGGCTAAAAAAGCACTGTAATAAGGCTGAAAAGGTTCTGGAGCTTACCGTTCTGTAG
- a CDS encoding ABC transporter permease subunit, with the protein MWWGFQLEFKQSLRTKKLWVILGIMALLYIPVFYIMKSMGAQDFTVEAAMTFLIQFVTGMAGFFIGILALLMGATAINSEIEKGTLRVAMSKPIKRLSYIGGKFLAHAVVLFIALLLSTLIGVLGVVYLGVPLSGQLVADVLLLNMLLLLAMLQLVALGYILSTLIKSSSSALGAALVLVFVLFLIMPNIVGYLVFKEMMDNPDMSMSDVKQLQKDYTTKYLFYVPTSQVGVITEDVGTTIDEGAENPEYRGMAYAISHNLVNFGIIVGMTLLYLIVGFYRFNRMDLR; encoded by the coding sequence ATGTGGTGGGGATTTCAGCTTGAGTTTAAGCAGAGCCTTCGAACTAAGAAGCTCTGGGTAATACTCGGCATAATGGCGCTTCTTTACATTCCTGTGTTCTACATCATGAAGAGCATGGGGGCGCAGGATTTCACCGTTGAGGCCGCCATGACGTTTCTGATACAGTTCGTCACGGGCATGGCGGGCTTCTTCATTGGAATACTCGCCCTTCTCATGGGTGCTACGGCAATAAACAGTGAGATAGAAAAGGGAACTCTCCGCGTTGCGATGAGCAAACCCATAAAGAGGCTGAGCTACATAGGCGGCAAATTCCTTGCCCATGCAGTGGTTCTCTTCATCGCCCTGCTCCTCTCAACGCTAATCGGCGTTCTAGGGGTTGTCTACCTTGGTGTTCCGCTGAGCGGCCAGCTCGTGGCGGATGTTCTGCTCCTGAACATGCTGCTCCTCCTGGCAATGCTTCAGCTCGTTGCCCTTGGATACATACTCTCGACTCTCATAAAGTCCTCGAGCTCTGCCCTTGGAGCGGCTCTGGTTCTGGTCTTCGTGCTGTTCCTCATCATGCCAAACATTGTAGGCTACCTTGTGTTTAAGGAGATGATGGACAACCCAGATATGAGCATGAGTGACGTCAAGCAGCTGCAGAAGGATTACACCACTAAATATCTCTTCTACGTGCCCACTTCCCAGGTAGGGGTAATCACCGAAGACGTTGGGACAACCATCGACGAAGGTGCTGAAAATCCTGAATACAGAGGTATGGCATACGCCATAAGCCACAACCTCGTGAACTTCGGGATAATAGTCGGAATGACTCTCCTCTATTTGATCGTCGGATTTTACAGGTTCAACAGGATGGACCTAAGGTGA
- a CDS encoding ABC transporter ATP-binding protein — MLRIENLVKVYKDVRALDGLNLEVKHGQIYGFLGPNGAGKSTTILSVLGLIFPQEGRIELFGEEVFRDGKYDENKLVEAKRRIGYMPEHATLWEFLTPMQTLDIIGEAFGIPKTEREKRAKELLQLVNLWEVRDKKVGKFSKGMRQRLLLAQALINDPELLILDEPMTGLDPTGIAEFKEIIREQKKAGKTVFFSSHILAHVEEICDTVGVIVKGKLRVEDNLDNIKREFLMRAGYTIVLETNKPIDFSGAEWAVTPLGERKYRIVAPGDIREEIHDFVASQGAKILTMQVKEPSLEEIFLKMIE, encoded by the coding sequence ATGCTGAGGATTGAGAACCTGGTCAAGGTTTACAAGGACGTTAGAGCCCTGGACGGCCTCAACCTCGAGGTGAAGCACGGCCAGATATACGGTTTCCTCGGGCCGAACGGTGCCGGAAAGAGCACCACCATCCTGAGCGTCCTTGGCCTAATCTTTCCCCAGGAGGGAAGGATAGAGCTCTTCGGTGAGGAGGTTTTTAGGGACGGAAAGTACGACGAGAACAAGCTCGTCGAGGCTAAGAGGAGAATAGGCTACATGCCCGAGCACGCCACCCTCTGGGAATTCCTTACCCCAATGCAGACGCTTGATATAATCGGTGAGGCCTTCGGAATTCCAAAGACCGAGAGGGAAAAGCGCGCGAAGGAGCTCCTCCAGCTCGTCAACCTGTGGGAGGTCAGGGACAAAAAGGTGGGCAAGTTCTCCAAGGGAATGCGCCAGCGTCTGCTTCTTGCCCAGGCGCTCATCAATGATCCTGAGCTTTTGATCCTCGATGAACCTATGACGGGTCTTGACCCAACGGGAATAGCGGAGTTCAAGGAAATCATCAGGGAGCAGAAGAAGGCTGGAAAGACTGTGTTTTTCTCGTCGCACATCCTTGCCCACGTGGAGGAGATATGCGACACCGTTGGTGTCATAGTCAAAGGCAAGCTCCGCGTTGAGGACAACCTTGACAACATCAAGCGCGAGTTCCTCATGAGGGCCGGCTACACGATAGTCCTCGAGACAAACAAGCCCATTGACTTCAGTGGAGCTGAGTGGGCCGTCACGCCTCTGGGAGAGAGGAAGTACCGCATCGTGGCTCCGGGAGACATCAGGGAAGAAATCCATGACTTCGTAGCATCACAGGGTGCTAAGATACTTACGATGCAGGTCAAGGAACCCAGCCTCGAGGAGATCTTTCTCAAGATGATTGAATAA
- a CDS encoding UbiD family decarboxylase has protein sequence MLREIIEHFNDTVVIDKPVSKELEITRYLLEYKDRPVLFRNVDGWEVAGNIWSTRERIAGYLGIRKEEILHLIADAMENPLPYQMVKNAPFMESSTRDFSLKELPIPKYYPKDGGQYFTSAMVIAKDENGFVNMSFHRMMVIDEKRVAIRLVPRHLYSMWKDRAERGEELDVRIVVGNPIHLLLAGATSVAYGVSELEIASAISQRAFGKPLEVTEIGDIPVPVESEFVFEAKILPELTDEGPFVDITGTYDYIRKQPVVVFERMHHMENPIFHALLPGGYEHYMLMGLPKEPQIYASVKRVVPKVHGVRLTEGGTMWLHAVVSITKQHDGDGKNAILAAFAGHPSLKHVVVVDEDINIYDDREVEWAIATRFQADKDLVVVPNARGSSLDPSAEKSLTTKWGIDATKPLDKKEEFERAKL, from the coding sequence ATGCTGAGGGAAATCATCGAGCACTTTAATGATACGGTCGTCATTGATAAGCCCGTCAGCAAGGAGCTTGAGATAACGCGCTATTTACTAGAATATAAGGACAGACCCGTTCTCTTCAGAAACGTGGACGGCTGGGAAGTTGCAGGAAACATCTGGTCAACGAGGGAGAGAATAGCAGGATATCTTGGGATCAGGAAGGAAGAAATTCTTCACCTCATAGCAGATGCCATGGAGAACCCCCTGCCGTACCAGATGGTCAAGAACGCCCCGTTCATGGAGAGTTCTACCAGAGATTTCTCTCTTAAGGAGCTCCCGATTCCAAAGTACTACCCGAAGGACGGCGGTCAGTACTTCACCTCGGCCATGGTCATCGCTAAGGACGAGAATGGCTTTGTTAACATGTCCTTTCACAGAATGATGGTTATCGACGAGAAGCGCGTCGCGATAAGGCTTGTGCCAAGGCACCTTTATTCGATGTGGAAGGATAGAGCGGAGCGCGGGGAGGAGCTCGACGTTAGGATAGTCGTCGGCAATCCCATACACCTTCTCCTCGCCGGAGCAACGAGTGTAGCCTACGGCGTGAGCGAACTCGAGATAGCGTCGGCTATAAGCCAGAGGGCCTTTGGAAAGCCCCTAGAAGTCACTGAGATTGGTGACATTCCCGTTCCAGTTGAGAGCGAGTTCGTCTTCGAGGCCAAGATACTTCCGGAGCTCACCGATGAGGGTCCCTTCGTGGACATAACCGGAACCTACGACTACATAAGGAAGCAGCCCGTAGTGGTCTTCGAGAGAATGCACCACATGGAGAATCCAATATTCCACGCCCTCCTGCCTGGCGGCTACGAGCACTACATGCTCATGGGCCTCCCGAAGGAGCCTCAGATATACGCGAGCGTAAAGAGGGTCGTCCCCAAGGTTCACGGTGTCCGCCTAACGGAGGGTGGGACAATGTGGCTCCACGCGGTCGTCAGCATAACCAAGCAACACGATGGCGACGGCAAGAACGCGATTTTAGCGGCATTTGCAGGGCACCCGAGCCTGAAACACGTCGTCGTTGTGGACGAGGACATCAACATATACGATGACAGGGAAGTTGAGTGGGCGATAGCGACGCGCTTCCAGGCCGATAAAGATCTTGTGGTAGTGCCCAACGCCCGCGGAAGCTCCCTTGATCCCTCGGCTGAAAAGAGCCTCACCACAAAGTGGGGAATCGACGCCACAAAGCCGCTTGATAAAAAGGAAGAGTTCGAGAGGGCAAAACTCTGA
- a CDS encoding DEAD/DEAH box helicase: protein MVVLRIPDGSALVYIEKADPQVYFRIYELLTYKKDFGKWEKPESLYDPYERTFPVGVLPRVKKFLNSKGYRVRVKDERQVRGVKLNSTWNENYIMRKYQQRAVKKALKEKMGVLSLPVGSGKTVVGLRIIHELDLSALIVVHTKELLYQWADKVREVLGVEPGIVGDNKWEERAVTIAMIQTLLSRGADKLQNDYAIVMFDECHRTSAAEKFYQLGLSLPQVYRFGLSATPWRRIRGEEIKIEAVVGPTIFEVRAEDLIREGFLAKPRFEIVTYESSMPSFSERYKELYEDMIMNNDERNRAIIRKAIELARRGHRVLIDVRRIEHGKILKGMLEKEGVKAEFLSSKSPNRWEILEDFKEGRIPVLVSTLLKEGVDIPEISAIILAGGGKSDIMTIQTIGRALRPKKGMKAVIVDVQDDDPLLFTHFLERQKALKQYYGRYYDMEMNLKTKKKVAK, encoded by the coding sequence GTGGTGGTACTTCGTATTCCAGACGGCTCTGCACTGGTGTATATCGAGAAAGCTGATCCCCAGGTGTATTTCAGAATATATGAACTACTGACCTACAAAAAGGATTTTGGCAAATGGGAGAAGCCTGAAAGCCTCTACGACCCATATGAGAGGACATTTCCGGTAGGGGTTCTCCCTAGAGTTAAGAAATTCCTCAACTCCAAGGGTTATCGGGTCAGGGTAAAGGATGAGCGCCAGGTTAGGGGAGTTAAGCTCAACTCCACCTGGAACGAGAACTACATTATGCGCAAATACCAGCAAAGAGCCGTAAAGAAAGCTCTGAAGGAGAAGATGGGAGTTCTCTCCCTTCCCGTTGGAAGCGGAAAGACGGTCGTTGGACTGAGGATAATCCATGAGCTTGACCTATCCGCATTGATAGTGGTTCACACGAAGGAGCTTCTCTATCAGTGGGCCGACAAGGTAAGGGAAGTCCTTGGTGTTGAGCCTGGAATAGTGGGTGACAACAAGTGGGAAGAAAGGGCTGTGACCATAGCGATGATACAGACACTCCTCTCCAGAGGTGCCGATAAGTTGCAGAACGACTATGCGATAGTCATGTTCGATGAATGCCATAGGACATCTGCGGCCGAGAAGTTCTATCAGCTGGGCCTTTCCCTACCTCAGGTGTACCGCTTCGGTCTCTCTGCCACTCCCTGGAGGCGGATTAGGGGGGAAGAGATAAAGATAGAGGCCGTTGTGGGTCCGACTATATTCGAAGTCCGCGCCGAAGACCTGATCAGAGAAGGCTTCCTTGCAAAGCCCCGCTTTGAGATAGTAACTTACGAGTCCAGCATGCCGTCCTTCAGTGAGCGCTACAAGGAGCTCTACGAGGATATGATAATGAACAACGATGAGAGGAACCGGGCGATAATTAGAAAGGCCATTGAGCTTGCTAGGAGAGGCCACCGTGTTCTCATCGACGTTAGGAGGATAGAACATGGCAAGATATTGAAGGGGATGCTTGAGAAGGAAGGAGTAAAGGCCGAGTTCCTCAGCTCAAAGAGCCCGAACAGGTGGGAGATACTCGAGGACTTCAAGGAAGGGAGGATTCCCGTCCTCGTGTCCACGTTGCTCAAGGAGGGCGTTGACATACCGGAAATCTCTGCTATAATCCTCGCTGGCGGTGGTAAGAGTGACATTATGACCATCCAGACTATAGGCAGGGCTTTGAGGCCAAAGAAGGGCATGAAGGCCGTTATAGTTGACGTCCAAGACGACGATCCATTGCTCTTCACGCACTTCCTCGAGAGACAGAAGGCTTTGAAGCAATACTATGGCCGCTATTATGACATGGAGATGAACCTAAAGACCAAGAAGAAGGTCGCCAAATAA
- the truA gene encoding tRNA pseudouridine(38-40) synthase TruA, whose protein sequence is MRLALRIAYDGTAFYGFQRQPGLRTVEGEIIRALTKLGIIEDVESSNFKGASRTDRGVSAFFNVVAFDVASRPDLVRPEVLNFHLKDVWVLGTAEVPEDFHPRFWAKSKTYRYYLIDAGFDEKAMRECAKLFIGTHDFSAFARLEPHKNPVRELIRADIIKRQGYYIIELEGKSFLWEMARRIVNALRFCGLGILTEEEVEKMLNGEYSRKIPPARPEGLVLWGIEYEGIEFRGNEKGIRKAKHDLFERYSEALTRAALFGDLLLGL, encoded by the coding sequence ATGAGGCTTGCCCTTCGTATAGCTTACGACGGAACTGCCTTCTATGGCTTTCAGAGGCAACCAGGCCTTAGAACCGTCGAGGGGGAAATCATTAGGGCTCTCACTAAGCTGGGTATAATAGAGGACGTTGAGAGCTCCAACTTCAAGGGTGCATCAAGAACTGATCGGGGCGTTTCTGCATTCTTCAACGTTGTGGCCTTTGACGTTGCTTCGAGGCCGGATCTGGTCAGGCCTGAGGTGCTCAACTTCCACCTGAAGGATGTCTGGGTTCTCGGAACTGCCGAGGTTCCGGAGGATTTCCACCCCCGCTTCTGGGCCAAGTCAAAGACCTATCGCTATTACCTCATTGATGCGGGGTTTGATGAAAAGGCTATGAGGGAGTGCGCAAAGCTCTTCATCGGAACTCACGACTTCTCAGCCTTTGCAAGGCTTGAGCCCCACAAAAACCCCGTGAGAGAACTGATTAGAGCCGATATCATCAAACGCCAAGGATACTACATAATTGAGCTCGAAGGCAAAAGCTTCCTGTGGGAGATGGCCAGAAGAATAGTAAATGCACTCCGCTTCTGTGGACTGGGCATCCTGACGGAGGAAGAAGTGGAGAAGATGCTCAACGGCGAGTACTCCAGGAAAATTCCACCGGCGAGACCGGAGGGGTTGGTGCTGTGGGGGATAGAATATGAAGGCATCGAGTTCAGAGGGAACGAGAAAGGAATCAGAAAAGCAAAACACGACCTCTTCGAACGCTATTCAGAGGCATTAACCAGAGCTGCATTATTTGGCGACCTTCTTCTTGGTCTTTAG
- the pheT gene encoding phenylalanine--tRNA ligase subunit beta: MPKFDVSKADLERLVGKSFTVEEWEDLFLYAKCELDDVWEENGQIYFKADSKDTNRPDLWSAEGIARQIRWALGMAKGLPRYEVEKSDVVVYVDEKLKDIRPYGVYAIVEGLSLDDEALKQMINLQEKVALTFGRRRREVAIGIFDFDKVKPPIYYRAAEKTEKFVPLGFEEKMSLEEILEKHEKGKEYGHLIKDKPYYPLLVDSEGNVLSMPPIINSELTGRVTTETRNVFVDVTGWDLNKIMLALNVVVTALAERGGKIKSVKVVYGDFEIETPNLTPKEFEVEFEYIRRLAGIDLSDEEIKELLERMFYEVELENGKAKLKYPAFRDDIMHARDVLEDVLIAYGYNEIKPEEPKLAVQGRGDKFVEFEDTVRELMVGYGLQEVMTFNLTNREAQYTKMNLDFGEHPFEEYGHHPPARLVEIENPISPKWSALRAWLIPSLMEFLSQNTHEEYPQRIFEVGKTTLINENKETKTVSESKLAVAIAHPRVTFTEVKEILDSVMHHLGLEYELKEIEHNSFIPGRVGKIIVNGQEVGIIGEIHPKVLENWGIEMPVAAFEVFLRPLYREPYL; this comes from the coding sequence ATGCCGAAGTTCGATGTTTCGAAAGCGGATTTAGAGAGGCTCGTCGGAAAGAGCTTCACCGTTGAGGAATGGGAAGACCTTTTCCTCTACGCGAAATGCGAGCTCGACGACGTTTGGGAGGAGAACGGTCAGATCTACTTCAAGGCAGACTCAAAGGACACCAACAGGCCAGACCTCTGGAGCGCCGAGGGAATAGCGAGGCAGATCCGCTGGGCACTTGGGATGGCGAAGGGCCTGCCAAGGTATGAGGTCGAAAAGAGCGACGTCGTTGTTTACGTTGATGAAAAGCTGAAAGATATCAGGCCCTACGGTGTCTACGCCATCGTTGAGGGCCTCAGCCTCGACGATGAGGCTCTCAAGCAGATGATCAACCTCCAGGAAAAGGTGGCGCTAACGTTCGGAAGGCGCAGAAGGGAAGTTGCAATAGGCATCTTCGACTTCGACAAGGTTAAGCCGCCAATTTATTACCGCGCCGCTGAGAAGACTGAGAAGTTCGTTCCGCTGGGCTTTGAGGAAAAGATGAGTCTCGAAGAAATCCTCGAGAAGCACGAGAAGGGCAAGGAATACGGCCATCTGATAAAGGACAAGCCATATTACCCGCTCCTCGTCGACAGCGAGGGCAATGTCCTTTCCATGCCCCCTATTATCAACTCCGAGCTGACCGGAAGGGTGACGACTGAGACCAGAAACGTCTTCGTCGACGTCACTGGCTGGGACTTGAACAAGATTATGCTCGCCCTTAACGTTGTTGTCACTGCTCTGGCCGAGCGCGGCGGGAAGATAAAGAGTGTAAAGGTCGTTTACGGAGACTTCGAGATAGAGACACCCAACCTAACTCCAAAGGAGTTCGAGGTTGAGTTCGAGTACATCAGGAGGCTCGCAGGGATAGATCTGAGCGACGAAGAAATCAAGGAGCTCCTCGAGAGGATGTTTTACGAGGTGGAACTCGAAAATGGAAAGGCCAAGCTCAAGTACCCGGCATTCCGCGATGACATAATGCACGCCCGTGATGTGCTCGAGGACGTCCTCATAGCTTACGGCTACAACGAGATCAAACCGGAGGAGCCGAAGCTTGCCGTCCAGGGCAGGGGAGATAAGTTCGTTGAGTTTGAAGATACCGTGAGGGAGCTCATGGTTGGCTACGGCCTTCAGGAGGTTATGACTTTCAACCTGACCAACAGGGAGGCTCAGTACACCAAGATGAACCTCGACTTCGGAGAGCATCCCTTTGAGGAGTACGGTCATCATCCGCCGGCGAGACTCGTGGAAATAGAGAATCCCATAAGCCCCAAGTGGTCCGCTTTGAGGGCATGGCTGATTCCCAGCTTAATGGAGTTCCTGAGCCAGAACACCCACGAGGAGTACCCGCAGAGAATATTCGAGGTAGGAAAGACAACGCTCATAAACGAGAACAAGGAGACCAAGACCGTAAGCGAGAGCAAGCTTGCAGTTGCCATAGCCCATCCACGCGTAACTTTCACGGAAGTTAAAGAGATTCTCGACAGCGTTATGCACCACCTCGGCCTCGAGTATGAGTTGAAAGAGATCGAGCACAACAGCTTCATCCCGGGAAGGGTCGGAAAAATCATCGTGAACGGTCAGGAAGTAGGAATAATTGGGGAGATACACCCGAAGGTGCTGGAAAACTGGGGAATAGAAATGCCGGTGGCGGCCTTTGAGGTCTTTCTGAGGCCGCTCTACAGGGAGCCGTATCTCTGA